The Petrocella atlantisensis genome has a window encoding:
- a CDS encoding helix-turn-helix domain-containing protein — protein MAIRVHLTEILKEKNMTSKELCSLINITEANLSILRSGKAKGIRFNTMNKICYYLDCELGDILKFDGRMEEDDEDA, from the coding sequence ATGGCAATTAGGGTGCACTTAACAGAAATATTGAAGGAAAAAAATATGACATCAAAAGAACTGTGCTCTTTGATTAATATTACAGAGGCAAACTTATCTATATTGCGTAGTGGCAAGGCAAAAGGCATAAGGTTCAATACAATGAATAAAATCTGTTATTATTTGGACTGTGAATTGGGGGATATATTGAAATTTGACGGCAGAATGGAGGAGGATGATGAGGATGCATAA